In Mangifera indica cultivar Alphonso chromosome 1, CATAS_Mindica_2.1, whole genome shotgun sequence, a single genomic region encodes these proteins:
- the LOC123213535 gene encoding TMV resistance protein N-like: protein MASSSSSSSSSSSFYSTTPKPKYKVFIRFRTGDTRTSFTSHPYEELCRENIATFIEDKLIEGDQIPSTLFYGIKQSKISVVSFSEPYASSIWCLEELEKILERNYQYRSSELEERFKDDRERLQRWRISLRAAANTSGFDSNICR from the exons AtggcttcctcttcctcttcttcttcttcttcttcttctttttattccACTACTCCTAAACCAAAATACAAAGTCTTTATTCGTTTCCGAACTGGGGACACCCGGACCAGCTTTACCAGTCATCCGTATGAAGAACTGTGCAGGGAAAATATTGCTACTTTTATTGAAGATAAACTTATCGAAGGAGATCAAATTCCTTCAACTCTTTTCTATGGAATCAAACAATCGAAGATCTCGGTTGTCAGTTTCTCTGAACCATATGCTTCCTCCATATGGTGTCTCGAAGAACTCGAAAAGATTCTCGAGCGCAATTACCAGTATC GATCTTCTGAGCTTGAAGAACGGTTTAAGGATGATCGAGAGAGGTTGCAGAGATGGAGGATCTCTCTGAGGGCTGCAGCCAACACATCTGGCTTCGATTCAAATATCTGTAGGtag